Within Candidatus Acidiferrales bacterium, the genomic segment TCGCGCCGATGCCGTCGAGAAAGCTTTGACGCCACGCACCCGGCTGGTCATCGTCAATTCCCCCAACAACCCTTCCGGCGCCGTTGTGGACCCGAAAGAATTTGAAAGGATCCTGGAACTTTGCCGGCAGCGGGACATATTGCTGATTTCTGACGAGTGCTACTCTCACTTTGTTTATGAAGGCCAGCCCTTTTCCATCGCCGCCGTTGAGCGAGCGAAATCCCATACGGTGATTATCGGTTCACTCTCCAAGACCTATGCGATGACGGGCTGGCGGATCGGGTATGCGCTGGCGCCGGAACGACTGATCCATGCCATGCTGACCATCCAGAGCCACTGCACTTCGAACCCCACCTCGATTGCCCAGCGGGCGGCGGCGGAGGCGTTGCTGGGGCCACAGGAATCGGTTGTGAAAATGCTTGCCGAATACTCCCGGCGCCGGCGACGCATCCTGCAAGGCCTGCGGCTGATTCAGGGCGTGAAATGCGTCACCCCGCAAGGGGCTTTCTACGTCTATCCGAACGTGAAAGCCTTCTTGAAACATGACGGCATCGGCGACACACTCACCGTTGCCCGCGCCCTGCTGGAGCAAGAACACATTGCGGTGGTGCCGGGCGAAGCCTTCGGCACCCCCGGCTACCTTCGCCTATCGTACGCCACCTCGATGGAGCGGATTGAGGAAGGTTTGCGCCGCTTGGAGCGCTTCTTTGCCCGGCTGGCCGCCTCTTGAAATGTGAACCAGCTCATTCCACTGCGACTGAAACCTTCCATGGATGCGCGTCTGTGGGGGAGGCGGAATCTTGCGCCGCTGTTTCCCGGGATGGTGAACTTGCCGCAGCCCATCGGCGAACTGTGGCTGACCGGGGAAGGGGCCACGTTTGAAAATGGCCCCTGGGCGGGCAAGACGCTGGGCGAGGTTTGGCGGAGCATCCCCAACGAAATCCTTGGGGCTGACGTCCCGCGGGGGAACCACTTCCCGCTTCTCGCCAAGTTCCTCTTTCCCCGCGAAAAACTTTCCATTCAGGTCCACCCGGACGATGACTATGCCCGCCGAAAAGAGAACCAGCCCGGCAAGACGGAGATGTGGTACATCGTGGAAGCTGCCCCGGGCGCTGAGATCCTTCTGGGGCTCAAGCCCGGCGTGGACGGGCCGGCACTTCGGGCGGCGATCGCTTCCGGAGCGGCGGAAGAGTGCTTGCATCGCATCCCGGTGCGGGCGGGCGACGCCTTCTTTATTCCCCCGGGCACGGTGCATTCCATCGGGCCAGACATGACGATTTGTGAAATCGAGGAATATTCGGATCTCACCTACCGGCTCTATGATTTCGAGCGACTCGATAACCGGGGCAAGCCGCGCGAGCTTCACGTCGAGAAGGCGCTCGCCGTCATCCGCTGGGCCGCCGTGGCAGGCGGGTGCGGGGGACGGCTCAACCCCATCGTTTTTTCGCGCAAGCATCTCGGGGAAACATTTCTGGCGGCCTGTCGCTACTTTGCCGTGGAAAGCTGGGAGTTTGACCAACCCGTCGGCGGAGTGACCCGGACGCGTCGCTTTGAGTTGCTCATCTTCCTCGAAGGGGAGGGGAGGATCGAGCACGGGGCAAGCGCGTTCGAATATCGCCGGGGCGAGGTCTGGCTCATCCCGGCCAGCCTTGGCTACTTTCGGCTCCAGCCGGCCTGCGGCAGCAAGCTGCTCCGGGCGCTTGTCCCGGACCTGGCCCGCGACTGGGTCGAGCCGCTGCGCGAACGTGGCGCGACAGAAGCCGACTGGTCCCGGATCACGTTTGCCTAGCGCGCGTCGAAGGGGAAAAATGCAGCTCAGGTGACCTCGGCCGCGGCCCGGCTCAAGTCACCTGACGCAGTTTGGCCGATGCAAAGACCCCAGTGGAACCCCGGATGTTCCCCCGGGCGACAAAAGGGAAAACGGGAACGGTGCCGGGGCAAAGATGAAGTCAAAGCTGCTCGCTGACGCGGTGATCCTGGCCGGTGGCCGAGGCACTCGTTTCTGGCCGCGCAGCCGGGCGCAATCCCCCAAACAGCTCATCAACATTGTCGGCGACGGCTCGATGCTCCGGCAGACCTACCAGCGCCTGCGGCCTCTTTTTCCTCCTTCGCGGATGTGGGTGGTCACCACCGAGGAGCTCGTTCCCGCCGTTCGCAGGCAGCTTCCGCACGTTCCCGCTCGCCACATTTTGGCCGAGCCGGTGGGGCGCAACACCGCTGCCGCCATCGGACTGGCCGCCTTTCACCTCCAGTCCCGCAGAGCGGGACGGGGTGAAAGTTTGATGGCGGTTTTTCCGGCCGATCATGTCATTCGACGCCCGGAGAAATTTCGCCGGATCGTGCGGGCGGCGCTGGCGGCGGCTGCCTCGGATCACCATCTTGTCATTCTCGGAATCGAACCCACTCGCCCCGAGACCGGGTACGGCTACATCGAACGAGGTCGGCTGGCGACCAGAATCCATGGCCAGGCCATCTTCCACGCAAGACGCTTCACCGAAAAACCGGAGCTTCTGCGCGCGCTCGGTTATCTGCGCGCCGGGCGATATTTTTGGAACTCGGGGACTTTCTTCTGGAAGGTGACAACCTTTCTCGGCCATCTCCGCCGATACCTTCCGGCAACGTTTGCCGGGTTATCCGAAATTGCCGGCTCGATCGGCAGCCGAGGCTACGCGCGCCTTCTTCGACGCCTCTATCCCGGCCTCCAGAGCATCTCGGTGGACTATGCTATTATGGAACGAGCGCGTGATGTCTGGGTGATTCCCTGTGCCGCCCGCGGGGGGATCGGCTGGAGCGATCTCGGCTCCTGGGCAGCGGTGTATGAATTCCTGGCGCGAAGGGCCGGCGAAAACGTCTCCGCCGGGCGGTACGTGGCCCTTGATTCGAAAGGCAACTTTTTATGGAGTCCGCAGAAGTTTGTCGCCGCCATCGGCGTGCGCGATTTGATTGTTGTGGAGACCCCGGACGCGCTCCTCATTTGCCCGCGCCAGCGGGCCCAGGACGTCGGAAAAATCGTGAAGTGGCTCGAGCAGAACAGTCAAAGCCGACTGCTCTGAATTCCGCCGTGCCCTGACGAACCCGGGAGGGGGAGACAAGACTGCCTGTCCCGGGGGACGACCTTCGCTTATACTTCATTCCCGCGATGCAGATTAAATTCGGCACGGACGGCTGGCGCGGCGTCATCGCCGAGGATTTTACGTTCGCCAATGTCCGCCGGGTGGCCTTGGCCATCGGTCGTTACGTCCGCGAAGAGGAGGATTGGCGCCGCGGTGTGCTTGTCGGCTACGACCGTCGCTGGGGCTCCGAGAATTTTGCTCAGGCGGCAGCGGAGACCATCTCCTCGCTCGACATCCCCGTGTTGCTTTCTTCGTCGGCTTGCCCCAGCCCGGCCATTTCCTACATGGTTCTGGCGGAGAAGGCGGCCGGCGCCATCCTGATTACCGCCAGTCACAATCCCTATCGCTGGAATGGCGTGAAATTCAAAGCTCGCTACGGCGGTTCGGCGTCGTCAGAAATTACCGCCCGGATTGAAAGTTATCTCGAGCGCGTCCTTGCCGAAGGCGCCGAACCGGGCCCCGCCAAGCCTGACCGCATTCAACCACTCGATGTCATCGCCCCTTACTTGAATCATCTTGCCACGCTGGCGGACATGAAGCGCATCGGGTCGAGCGGCCTTCGCATCGTCGCCGACCCGATGTACGGCGTCGCGGCAGGCTGTTTGCCCCGGCTGCTGGCCGGGCCGGGCAAGGGCGGGGCGGGGTGCGTCGAGATCCGCGGCCAGCGCGACCCGCTTTTCCCGGGCATCAACCCCGAACCCATCGACCCTCATATTGAGGCGCTCCGCCAGAAGGTGGTTCAAGAAAACTTTGACGTGGGCTTCGCCTTCGACGGCGACGCCGACCGCATCGGCGCGGTGGACTGCACCGGCCAATTCATTGATTCCCACAAGATTTTTTCGATCCTGCTCTGGCACCTTGCCGGGACGCGCAAACTCTCCGGGGACGTGGCC encodes:
- a CDS encoding pyridoxal phosphate-dependent aminotransferase; amino-acid sequence: MQLAERLQRIALSPTLAVLMEAERYKARGVDVVDFGAGEPDFPTPDNVKQAAIRAIHDNFTKYTATGGIAELRQAICDRHAADFGTDYRTQEALVCVGGKHAIFNAVAALVNPGDEVILPVPYWVSFPDIIKFAGGKVVPVETHEIDSFQLRADAVEKALTPRTRLVIVNSPNNPSGAVVDPKEFERILELCRQRDILLISDECYSHFVYEGQPFSIAAVERAKSHTVIIGSLSKTYAMTGWRIGYALAPERLIHAMLTIQSHCTSNPTSIAQRAAAEALLGPQESVVKMLAEYSRRRRRILQGLRLIQGVKCVTPQGAFYVYPNVKAFLKHDGIGDTLTVARALLEQEHIAVVPGEAFGTPGYLRLSYATSMERIEEGLRRLERFFARLAAS
- a CDS encoding type I phosphomannose isomerase catalytic subunit encodes the protein MNQLIPLRLKPSMDARLWGRRNLAPLFPGMVNLPQPIGELWLTGEGATFENGPWAGKTLGEVWRSIPNEILGADVPRGNHFPLLAKFLFPREKLSIQVHPDDDYARRKENQPGKTEMWYIVEAAPGAEILLGLKPGVDGPALRAAIASGAAEECLHRIPVRAGDAFFIPPGTVHSIGPDMTICEIEEYSDLTYRLYDFERLDNRGKPRELHVEKALAVIRWAAVAGGCGGRLNPIVFSRKHLGETFLAACRYFAVESWEFDQPVGGVTRTRRFELLIFLEGEGRIEHGASAFEYRRGEVWLIPASLGYFRLQPACGSKLLRALVPDLARDWVEPLRERGATEADWSRITFA
- a CDS encoding mannose-1-phosphate guanylyltransferase, which produces MKSKLLADAVILAGGRGTRFWPRSRAQSPKQLINIVGDGSMLRQTYQRLRPLFPPSRMWVVTTEELVPAVRRQLPHVPARHILAEPVGRNTAAAIGLAAFHLQSRRAGRGESLMAVFPADHVIRRPEKFRRIVRAALAAAASDHHLVILGIEPTRPETGYGYIERGRLATRIHGQAIFHARRFTEKPELLRALGYLRAGRYFWNSGTFFWKVTTFLGHLRRYLPATFAGLSEIAGSIGSRGYARLLRRLYPGLQSISVDYAIMERARDVWVIPCAARGGIGWSDLGSWAAVYEFLARRAGENVSAGRYVALDSKGNFLWSPQKFVAAIGVRDLIVVETPDALLICPRQRAQDVGKIVKWLEQNSQSRLL
- a CDS encoding phosphoglucomutase/phosphomannomutase family protein, giving the protein MQIKFGTDGWRGVIAEDFTFANVRRVALAIGRYVREEEDWRRGVLVGYDRRWGSENFAQAAAETISSLDIPVLLSSSACPSPAISYMVLAEKAAGAILITASHNPYRWNGVKFKARYGGSASSEITARIESYLERVLAEGAEPGPAKPDRIQPLDVIAPYLNHLATLADMKRIGSSGLRIVADPMYGVAAGCLPRLLAGPGKGGAGCVEIRGQRDPLFPGINPEPIDPHIEALRQKVVQENFDVGFAFDGDADRIGAVDCTGQFIDSHKIFSILLWHLAGTRKLSGDVAKTFSTTKMVDKIAAQFGRQVFETPVGFKYIADLMRERDILIGGEESGGIGVKMHIPERDATLIALLLAEVMACHGKTLGQLVEMLSADFGPHFYDRFDLELHGEQKEKAVAFFSDPALQQVGGLPVENRENLDGIKLYLKNAGWVMIRASGTEPILRLYAEAPSPELVARVLSEVERMARNC